ACGTGGAGCTTCCCGTTGAACGTTCCATATGACAATCCTGACAGATAATGCCTTTGAGAATTTCACCTGGAAGATCGGCTCTCATTACATCTTTGACTTTGCTAAAATGGCAGGCTGCACAATATTTTGCTTCACGATAGATGTTGGACTCTTGGGAAGGGTGAACAAGGTTGTCGTCAGGCTTGGAATACGGACCGTAAAATGTCTCTCCTGGTTTGATTTGAAATGTTGGAAAGCCTTTAGGATTTTCTTGTGTATCATGGATCAAATGACAAGATGAGCAACTCACCCCTTCAACTTGGACATGCTTTCCTCCAGCCATCACCTGATTGAGGATACGATCAGTATGCTGAGGAAAGACAGTAACAGCCGGGACATGGCAGGCCAAACAGGCGGTACGTTCTTCTTCAGTAGGATCTGTCTGAAGCCACAACCCCATGATTGTTTTGAAAACAGGCGAGGAAAGAGCCGTCCCGTGTAACAATGCCCCGTCAGCGCGGCCAAAGGTTTTCAGGTCTGGAGTCTGCTCCCGCATTCCTTTCCACTCTTCATAGTGACGATCATGACATTGCTTACATTGTTCAGAAGGCAAAAATACTTTCTGAATTTCTTCGATCCATGATGATTCCTGTTGAGTATTTCCAGAAGAATCTTGAGCTTCGGCGATTTGCTCCTCACCTTGATGCCAGAAAAGAAACACTGCCACCACTAGCCCACAGACACCTGTGAGTCGAATCATTCGGAACCAAGTATGGCGAGACCATGTATGGATACGGAAAATCATTTCGAGGAACTAATCCTGCTTGATACGCACAAAGTGAAAGTTCAACCCACCGGTCACACCTTGATCAGAAGGGTCAGAGGGCTCATAAGTCGCAACGGTAAAGTTTTGTGTCGGTAACGTCGCTTCCAGTGCATGACCTAAATCAATAAGCGTTTTAATTTCAAACCGGTCCACTTCTTTAATGATCGCCTTGACTTTCATACCAGCCAGGTCAGCTGGAGTTCCCCCGATCACGGCGAATATCACCACACCTTCTGCACGCGTTAAACCGAGGAACTCTTTAATTTCTTCATCAACTTCTCCAACGTCAACTCCAAATTCCTCCGCCAGCTCCAACGCGCGCGCTTCGGTCATTTCTCCAGCTGCTGTTTGCGCGAGTACGGGGTCAGAAAAGTTTAGGCCACCCAACATCAGCCAACTAAGTCCTAACGACAAAAACACGACCAAACGGTCATAAAGGCCCTTCTCAAGAACCCGACATCTTTGTACATCTCGAAAAATCACAATGTCTCTACTCAATCGGGGAGGCTGCTGTAGGCCTGTTAACCGGGTCAATAAGTAGCTGCATCCACGGGGCAACGGCCTTTTGCCCATTGCGTTCTTTGTTTTCACCATTCCAGACAGCAAACGCTATTGCTTGCAATCGTCCAGCTTGGAGTAAGGCCTCATTCTCTAGGTCATCTCCAGGCATCGTAAGCGGTCGCTTCATCACTACACGCCAGAACCCTCGCTTCCACTCTGCTTGCCCTTTAATTCTCCCTTGTCGTTTTTTACTCGTTAACGTGCTGAATCCCCCACCGATTAAGTCTTCGACAGATGAAGGGCGACGAGGAATGACTTCGAATCTTCGAATCCCCTGTCGCTTATTCCCTTTCTTCTTGGTCCGCGCCGCTCGTCGGTCTACGTCACTCTGCCAATCAGCTTTCCAATGCCAGATGTTGAGATAATGATCGAGCTGTCCCATACAGAAAAATGCCGGAGCGTTGCCCAGGGGCAACGCGATAGCGGCACCGTCTCGAAAAACCCCAGGAGTCAGACGTTCATTTCGAGTCGCATCCTGCCACTCCAATAAAAATGAAATATCTTTCCCGTTGTGCATTGAACGAATTGACAAAGCTTTCGCACTCGGTTCTGGCCAAACAGGCCGAGTAATGACTTGGCCACTGAGAGGGACGGGAAGAGCCGGGATAGTCTCCCATGCAGGATCAGACGGTTCTGAAGGAGGTTCCCCAGGCACAAAGTGCGAACGCACGACGATCCCGTGTGAACTGACTGTCGACACTTCAAACCAGGTCAACCCAACGATGACCGCGACGAATAATATTCCAGCTACAACAAGATGACGAGGCACACGCCTCGGTATGGGACGGGAGGGGTGTGGAAGTTCTGGCTCACTCGATAATCGTGCCATTCCAATCCTTGTCATGCATCAATTCATAAGCCATGCCGCGGAAAGCGGTGAATGTGATGCCATTACCTCACTTTCACTCGACGAATTTTGTTTTCATTACGTTCACAGATATACAGAAATCCATGAGAATCTAACGCCAGGCCAGCTGGAGAGTTTACGACAGCTTCAACAGCCAACCGACCGTCACCGTGTTTCAGCATCGTAGCATCTTCCTTCGCGACAAACCGAGCGGCGCCACAACCTCCCATGTTTTTATCATCATACCCGCTATCCCCGTTGCCCGCGATCGTGGCAATCAGACCAGTCATCGCATCAACTTTTCTGACGCGATGATTCATCGAGTCGGCGATATAC
The genomic region above belongs to Nitrospirales bacterium and contains:
- a CDS encoding cytochrome c family protein produces the protein MIRLTGVCGLVVAVFLFWHQGEEQIAEAQDSSGNTQQESSWIEEIQKVFLPSEQCKQCHDRHYEEWKGMREQTPDLKTFGRADGALLHGTALSSPVFKTIMGLWLQTDPTEEERTACLACHVPAVTVFPQHTDRILNQVMAGGKHVQVEGVSCSSCHLIHDTQENPKGFPTFQIKPGETFYGPYSKPDDNLVHPSQESNIYREAKYCAACHFSKVKDVMRADLPGEILKGIICQDCHMERSTGSSTSKRGSLTRPIGRHWFQGIVIPGIMLSNRNLQAEWFPRVDIEADKTKNSVQGTVLVRNGSLPHMFPGGDPVLKQFFVKVTVKDEQGNVLSEQEEQFGRSFEEILRGPIPQPLVNGGMTRRIPFTLSIPDGSAPLLVEASLSYALIPEPSPDLLNRYLETLASEKERDAAEKVITDYSSTRLLTFRTITL
- a CDS encoding PDZ domain-containing protein, whose product is MSRDIVIFRDVQRCRVLEKGLYDRLVVFLSLGLSWLMLGGLNFSDPVLAQTAAGEMTEARALELAEEFGVDVGEVDEEIKEFLGLTRAEGVVIFAVIGGTPADLAGMKVKAIIKEVDRFEIKTLIDLGHALEATLPTQNFTVATYEPSDPSDQGVTGGLNFHFVRIKQD
- a CDS encoding ethylbenzene dehydrogenase-related protein — protein: MARLSSEPELPHPSRPIPRRVPRHLVVAGILFVAVIVGLTWFEVSTVSSHGIVVRSHFVPGEPPSEPSDPAWETIPALPVPLSGQVITRPVWPEPSAKALSIRSMHNGKDISFLLEWQDATRNERLTPGVFRDGAAIALPLGNAPAFFCMGQLDHYLNIWHWKADWQSDVDRRAARTKKKGNKRQGIRRFEVIPRRPSSVEDLIGGGFSTLTSKKRQGRIKGQAEWKRGFWRVVMKRPLTMPGDDLENEALLQAGRLQAIAFAVWNGENKERNGQKAVAPWMQLLIDPVNRPTAASPIE